The following proteins are encoded in a genomic region of Comamonas resistens:
- a CDS encoding Bug family tripartite tricarboxylate transporter substrate binding protein: MANIFEQSTSEVLNISRRHLLLGAGAAACTGLLAGRAQAADDSWPGKPVRFVVPFAPGGSSEIVARSTAAELSKLMGQNVFVENKPGAAGNIAMQDVARADDQHTIILGHIGTLAVNPYIFDKLPYDPKKDFVPVSLLAKVPSLYVVHPDLPVKNIAELVAYAKKNPGRLSYGSAGNGSAGHLAFEYLKMTADIFMLHVPYRGTGPMMQDLLAGRLDAASVGASALLPFIKAGKVRCIATGSTARLPQLPDVPTVAEQGFAGFEMTQWYGMLAPASMPRPHVDKLAAACAKAVKAPDALKRLQGDAAEPIGSTPEQFAQFIAVEQGRWQKVLKRAQVKPS; the protein is encoded by the coding sequence ATGGCAAACATCTTCGAGCAATCCACCAGTGAAGTCCTGAACATTTCGCGCCGCCATCTTTTGCTGGGCGCTGGCGCGGCGGCCTGCACCGGTCTGCTGGCCGGGCGCGCGCAGGCTGCCGATGACAGCTGGCCCGGCAAGCCCGTACGCTTTGTCGTGCCGTTTGCACCGGGCGGCAGCTCCGAAATCGTGGCCCGCTCCACGGCGGCCGAGCTGTCCAAGCTGATGGGCCAGAACGTGTTCGTCGAAAACAAGCCTGGCGCGGCCGGCAATATCGCCATGCAGGATGTGGCGCGGGCCGACGACCAGCACACCATCATCCTCGGCCATATCGGCACGCTGGCCGTCAACCCCTATATCTTCGACAAGCTGCCCTATGACCCCAAGAAGGACTTCGTGCCCGTGAGCCTGCTGGCCAAGGTACCGAGCCTCTATGTGGTGCACCCCGATCTGCCGGTCAAGAATATTGCCGAACTGGTGGCCTATGCCAAAAAGAACCCCGGCCGGCTCAGCTACGGCTCGGCCGGCAATGGCAGCGCCGGGCATCTGGCGTTCGAATATCTGAAGATGACGGCCGATATCTTCATGCTGCATGTGCCCTATCGCGGCACCGGCCCCATGATGCAGGACCTGCTTGCTGGCCGGCTCGATGCGGCGTCAGTCGGCGCCTCGGCGCTGCTGCCCTTCATCAAGGCGGGCAAGGTGCGCTGCATTGCCACGGGCTCCACCGCACGTCTGCCACAGCTGCCCGATGTACCCACCGTGGCCGAGCAAGGTTTTGCGGGCTTTGAAATGACCCAGTGGTACGGCATGCTGGCCCCGGCCTCCATGCCCCGCCCCCATGTGGACAAACTGGCCGCTGCCTGTGCCAAGGCCGTCAAGGCACCCGATGCGCTCAAGCGCCTGCAGGGTGATGCAGCCGAGCCCATTGGCAGCACACCCGAGCAGTTTGCGCAGTTCATTGCCGTCGAGCAGGGCCGCTGGCAAAAAGTGCTCAAGCGCGCGCAAGTCAAGCCAAGCTAA